Below is a genomic region from Triticum dicoccoides isolate Atlit2015 ecotype Zavitan chromosome 5A, WEW_v2.0, whole genome shotgun sequence.
CACGAGAAATATTGGCTTGCCCGTGTATGGATATAGCCTCAAATCTGGCCTTGACGAGGATTTGCCGGTCTGCAACTCGGTGCTCACTATGCTTGTCCGTGATGACCAGCTGCATGCTGCGTCCTTGTTGTTTGACTCTATGCACAACAAGTCTGTAGTTTCTTGGAGCGCAATGGCATCAGGACTCTTGCAGACGGGCGACTTTAACAAAGTGTTTGCTTTGCTCAACCGTATGCTGGGTGCTGGGTACAGATTCGATTCGGTCGCCCTTCTTAATCTTGTCTCATCCACTGTTCTGCTAGGGAACCTGTTAGTGGCCAAGGGTGTGCATGCTCTTCTGATCAAGAGTGGTTTTGAGTCCGAGCAAGATCTTGTGTCATCATTGGTTAACTTGTATGCCAAGTGTGGGGATCTTGAGGCTGCTCAGGAGGTCTTCGATGCGGTTCACTATAAGAATGTGGTGCTGTGGACTTCGATGATAAATGGATATGTTGAAGGTGGCCGTCCGGACAAGGCGTTGACAATGTTCGACAGCATGTTGCGCACAGATGTACAGCCGAATGAGGCAACAGTTTCATCTGTTCTTTCCGCCTGTGCTGATTTGGGGTCTGCTAAGCAGGCGAGGAAGGTTGAGGAGCATGTGGTAGCAATCGGACTGCAGTCACACCTGCGAGTCGCTACCGGACTGATAGACACGTACTGCAAATGTGGGAGCGTTGAGCTGGCTAGGAAAATATTTGATGTGGTTGCCATTACCAGTAGAGACTTACCCATCTGGAGTGCCATGATTAATGGATATGCTTGCAACGGAGAAGGCAGTGAAGCTCTCGTCCTTTTCAGCGAGATGCAAAAGGAAGGTGTTCAACCAGATGCCATTGTCTTTACCCATCTGTTAACAGCATGCAATTATTCTGGTTTAATAGATGAAGGCCTTCGATGTTTTCGCAACATGACAGAGGAATATGGTATTGAACCATCTATTGAGCACTATATGTGCATAACTGATTTGCTATGTAAGTCTGGTCAAATTAGTATCGCTAAGGAGTTCTTTAAGAAGATCCCTGTTCAGTTACAGAATCAGGTTTTGGCTCCTATAGTAAGTGCATGCAGTTCTCATTGTGCCGATTCTTCGATTGATTCAGTATCAGAGGAATTACTTAACCTGGACCCTCAAGATTCTGGTCACTGTGTCTTAATGTCTAATATGCTCAGTTGTTTGGGGAATTGGAAGAAGGCGACAACCTATAGGATGCTACTAAGCAAGAAAGGTTTAGTCAAGGAACCTGGAAGGAGTTGTATTGAACTGAGTGCCTAACCATGCTGTGAACACTTGATTCACATACTTTTCGATCCTAACAGGTGTCATTTGCTCTTTCAAGGTGAACAGTTGGCACTCTCTGACCAAGCTTGATTATGATGGAAAATAATTTCATGATCTCAACTTTGTTCTGTATTGTGGAGACTATATACTTGCAGTCAATATGATTAAATATGATGTTTGGAGGTACTTTGGGTCCAGTTCACTGATTTGGAGTAACAAGAAATGTAACATCAAGCCAGGAAATATTGCGTTGAGGGCTTGAGGCAGCTTCCcagccagtggcggagccagaccaCCTATGGAACCCGAATGGCGAACAAGCCTAAACTGTTCATCTCTAGCCCCTGTTATCGCACTGTTGCTTATTACATGTTCACCAGACGAACCTGGGCTAGAGGTTAGTGTTTATAATCTTACAAACAAAGATGAGAATGCAGCCATTAACGTCTTCAACATAGCATCATGGAATTTAACTAGAGATGGAGCATATGGACTATGGCACTGTCTTAGTGTCTTGCTTCCATATGAGTTGAATTGAAGTTACAATTTGCTTCAGTTTTGCATTTGAAAATACGTAGATGTTGTACATATCAAAAAATTATATTTACTAAGGGCTCTATGATTAAGATAATTACTTCCGTCATATAGAAATATTTTGAATTAGCTTCTAGTGAGAAACATAGTAACATGTGTAAGTTTGAATTTACGGAAACATTTTGCAGCAAAATTTGGCTGTTCATGACTATGATTAAGATTATTACTTCGGTCCATGTTGAATtagcttctactccctccgttcctaaatataagtccttttagagatttcaatatggacaacATACGGAGcaagaatgaatctacactctaaaatatgtctatctaTCCGTATGTAGtacgtattgaaatctctaaaagggcttatatttagaaacggagggagtagtgagaAACATAGTAACATGTGTAAGTTTGCATTTATGTAAATATTTGCAGCAAAATACGACTGCTCACACCTTTTTTGTGTTACCTATAGAGAACACATTAGCTGCCAAATTTTTTGAACTATATCTCTACAGATTGAAGAAGATTATTATCTGCCTTAAAAGGAGCATCTTCTCATATAAACCAGGTCCTGTTATCATAGAATTGCAAAATTAACTCATAAGTTGTTCCAAAGCATTCTCACGTTTAGGGCTCATAATGTGCGTACTAAAATTTACTGTATTGGAGGAACAAGAAACCGCATCCTTGTGAACTTTAAATCATAAAACTGCATCTTATAATGACGTCTCATTCAGATTTTTCTTCATGATTGGAGTTTAAATTAACGCCGCTCAAGCATATAGTGTACATGCCTTTAAGGTAATTTTTCTTCATGATTGGAGTTCAAATTAACGCCGCTCAAGCATATAGTGTACATGCCTTTAAGGTCAAGAAGTTTCTCGTGAAGATAAGGCAAGAGAAGTCCTATTCTGCCAATTATAAGACTTGTATTATACCCGAACACAAAGACTATGCTTGCCAATTATAAGACTTGTATTATACCCGAACACAAAGACTATGCTTGGGCCATGTTTAAAATTATAAGGTGGATTATCATAATTCAGTTTCGCTTACTCAGTTCTTGTACTTGCATAGTTTACTGTTTTCTAGAGCTATTATGTCTCATGTCTATTTTATACTAACAAACTACAGTATAAAATAAACTCAGGGGGCAACCACAACCTAAATTTTGGACATCTAtatctactcctataaaagagcgagttggtggtgatggtgtgcctgccttcGTACCGTATACATCGTCGAATCTAGAATCTATGGCTGTGAGTTGCCCACGAGCCACTTAAACACCCCGCACATGAGATGTATTCTGGAGAAGTTGTCCGAAACACATGCGGCGCTGACGAGTAATCTTTTTCTCTCGCGAAAGAAACCGAACCATCGAGAACCCCCTCCCAAATTCTTCGCCGTCAGCCCCTCCCCTCACTTTCCCGGTGGCTGCCGGAGTTGATTTGATTGGGGGCACCTCCGCTTAATAAATTGGATTTCCTTCAAGCTTGCCTGGGTTTCTCCCCATCTAGATCTGGCCGTGTAGGCCGTTGGAGACGGAGACGATAGCCGTGCTGCCCATGGAGGCTACCAGTGGCAGA
It encodes:
- the LOC119298922 gene encoding pentatricopeptide repeat-containing protein At1g11290, chloroplastic-like; amino-acid sequence: MSAPAPAATLRHWTRLIQLAAASGSYTLCLRHYASLLAAGLRGGDASTFPSLAKSCAALRLPRLGRSIHAHALLSGAAGDVFVRTSLLDFYAKCASLPDARRLFDEMPTSSRTLVSWNCMVTAYSKASRLDEAVAMFNAMRGLGVSPGGGTLVGVLSGCSDSMATRNIGLPVYGYSLKSGLDEDLPVCNSVLTMLVRDDQLHAASLLFDSMHNKSVVSWSAMASGLLQTGDFNKVFALLNRMLGAGYRFDSVALLNLVSSTVLLGNLLVAKGVHALLIKSGFESEQDLVSSLVNLYAKCGDLEAAQEVFDAVHYKNVVLWTSMINGYVEGGRPDKALTMFDSMLRTDVQPNEATVSSVLSACADLGSAKQARKVEEHVVAIGLQSHLRVATGLIDTYCKCGSVELARKIFDVVAITSRDLPIWSAMINGYACNGEGSEALVLFSEMQKEGVQPDAIVFTHLLTACNYSGLIDEGLRCFRNMTEEYGIEPSIEHYMCITDLLCKSGQISIAKEFFKKIPVQLQNQVLAPIVSACSSHCADSSIDSVSEELLNLDPQDSGHCVLMSNMLSCLGNWKKATTYRMLLSKKGLVKEPGRSCIELSA